In Acidovorax sp. GBBC 1281, a single window of DNA contains:
- a CDS encoding NrtA/SsuA/CpmA family ABC transporter substrate-binding protein, giving the protein MVGHLGNGGSTTPALAAMIAGSPLVFTQFAIVEPRSTAIIAKDGSGIDKVQDLVGKSVAVNRSGLGEFLLVAALEKHGIDRSQVKFVYLNPPDAGPAFAQGKIDAWSMWSPGVDIARTEYKAHDVFFEGRDLDFLIDFNSYVTHRKFAEENSAIVHAVNAAYAAEAQWATQNAAEAEALYQQDANYSDAVRASLLQLKRRWEVHGVNDAAFIQKFQNAADWLSQRKILPQKVQVKDYLARL; this is encoded by the coding sequence GTGGTAGGTCATCTCGGTAATGGCGGCAGCACCACGCCCGCGCTGGCCGCCATGATCGCGGGTTCGCCGCTGGTGTTCACGCAGTTCGCCATCGTGGAGCCGCGAAGCACGGCCATCATCGCCAAGGACGGCTCGGGCATCGACAAGGTGCAGGACCTGGTGGGCAAGTCGGTGGCGGTCAACCGTTCGGGCCTGGGCGAATTCCTGCTCGTGGCCGCCCTGGAAAAGCACGGCATCGACCGCAGCCAGGTCAAGTTCGTGTACCTGAACCCGCCCGACGCCGGCCCCGCCTTCGCGCAGGGCAAGATCGACGCCTGGTCGATGTGGAGCCCGGGCGTGGACATCGCCCGCACCGAGTACAAGGCGCACGACGTGTTCTTCGAGGGGCGCGACCTCGACTTCCTGATCGACTTCAACTCCTACGTCACCCACCGGAAATTCGCCGAAGAGAACAGCGCCATCGTGCATGCCGTTAACGCGGCCTACGCCGCCGAAGCCCAGTGGGCCACGCAGAACGCGGCCGAGGCCGAGGCGCTCTACCAGCAGGACGCCAACTACAGCGACGCCGTGCGCGCCTCGCTGCTGCAGCTCAAGCGCCGCTGGGAGGTGCACGGCGTGAACGACGCGGCCTTCATCCAGAAATTCCAGAACGCCGCCGACTGGCTGTCGCAGCGCAAGATCCTGCCGCAGAAGGTGCAGGTCAAGGACTATCTGGCTCGGCTGTGA
- a CDS encoding molybdopterin dinucleotide binding domain-containing protein — translation MNYIGSGHGSFSGARLPQGHNPVGAFIPVARIADMLLQPGEPFDYNGARHRYPHARLLYWAGGNVFHHHQDLNRTIEAWQRPETIVTHEQVWTAQAKYSDIVLPATTSLERDDIGSAGSEPRMIAMRAAIAPVGEARDDYAIFRALAARLGFEAAYTEGRDTAQWLRHLYEAARPRAEAAGIALPPFDAFWSAGHLELPRPAAPVVLLERFRQDPAAHPLPTPSGRIELFSQTIDRFGYDDCPGQATWFAPEASAWPIHLLSHQPAARLHSQYDHGRVSRATKVQGREPITLNRADALRRGIAEGDVVRVFNAHGAFLAGAVLSDDLRPGVAQIATGAWYDPLDPQVAGSLDKHGNPNLVTPDVGSSRLSQGCAAQSARVEVALWRGPLPEVTAFEPPQRLEVDAALAHPAASQFQPHRDLHPNWPPAQ, via the coding sequence ATGAACTACATCGGCAGTGGGCACGGCAGCTTCTCGGGCGCGCGCCTGCCGCAGGGGCACAACCCCGTGGGCGCCTTCATTCCCGTGGCGCGCATCGCCGACATGCTGCTGCAGCCCGGCGAGCCCTTCGACTACAACGGCGCGCGCCACCGCTATCCCCACGCCCGCCTGCTGTACTGGGCCGGCGGCAACGTGTTCCACCACCACCAGGACCTGAACCGCACCATCGAGGCCTGGCAACGGCCCGAGACCATCGTGACGCACGAGCAGGTGTGGACGGCGCAGGCCAAATACTCCGACATCGTGCTGCCCGCCACCACCTCGCTGGAGCGCGACGACATCGGCAGCGCCGGCAGCGAGCCGCGCATGATCGCCATGCGCGCGGCCATCGCGCCCGTGGGCGAGGCCCGCGACGACTACGCCATCTTCCGCGCGCTGGCCGCGCGGCTGGGCTTCGAGGCCGCCTACACCGAAGGGCGCGACACCGCGCAATGGCTGCGCCACCTGTACGAAGCCGCCCGGCCACGCGCCGAAGCGGCGGGCATCGCACTGCCCCCATTCGACGCGTTCTGGAGCGCCGGCCACCTCGAACTGCCCCGGCCCGCCGCGCCCGTGGTGCTGCTGGAACGCTTTCGACAAGACCCGGCCGCGCACCCGCTGCCCACGCCCTCGGGACGCATCGAGCTGTTCTCGCAGACCATCGACCGCTTCGGCTACGACGACTGCCCGGGCCAGGCCACGTGGTTCGCGCCCGAGGCATCCGCCTGGCCCATCCACCTGCTGTCGCACCAGCCCGCGGCGCGGCTGCACAGCCAATACGACCACGGCCGCGTGAGCCGCGCCACCAAGGTGCAGGGCCGCGAGCCGATCACGTTGAACCGCGCCGACGCGCTGCGCCGTGGCATCGCCGAGGGCGACGTAGTGCGCGTGTTCAACGCCCACGGCGCCTTCCTGGCCGGGGCAGTGCTGAGCGACGACCTGCGTCCCGGCGTGGCGCAGATCGCCACGGGCGCCTGGTACGACCCGCTGGACCCGCAGGTGGCCGGCAGCCTGGACAAGCATGGCAACCCCAACCTGGTCACGCCGGATGTCGGCAGTTCCCGCCTGTCGCAGGGCTGCGCGGCGCAGAGCGCCCGGGTGGAGGTGGCGCTGTGGCGGGGGCCGTTGCCGGAGGTGACGGCGTTCGAGCCGCCGCAGCGGTTGGAAGTGGACGCGGCGCTCGCCCATCCGGCTGCAAGCCAATTCCAGCCCCACCGGGATTTGCACCCAAATTGGCCTCCAGCACAATAG
- a CDS encoding 3-hydroxyacyl-CoA dehydrogenase NAD-binding domain-containing protein, with amino-acid sequence MTAEYQVHGDVAVITLDNPPVNGLGHATRQGVADGLARANADAAVRAIVITGAGGAFSGGADIKEFGTDKALQEPNLQSVILAVENSAKPVVAAIHSVCMGGGLELALGCHYRIAAPGCSVALPEVKLGLLPGAGGTQRLPRVLGVEAALNMIVSGETVKSELIGSIPGQKLFDKLVASPEALAAEALAFAKSVADVRPLPLVRNLPCKHPEGDAYFQFARNMVKGMAKNFPAPAKCVDAVEAATKRKFADGIAYERELFINLMWTPESRALRHLFMAERAASKIADVPSSTPKRDIQKVGVIGAGTMGGGIAMNFLNAGIPVTILETKQEALDRGIATIKKNYESQVKKGKLKEDKYQQRMGLLATTLDYADLKDADLIIEAVFEELGVKEAVFKQLDAVAKPGAILASNTSTLDVDKIAGFTKRPQDVVGMHFFSPANVMKLLEVVRGQATAKDVLATVMALAKKIKKTAVVSGVCDGFIGNRMIEQYSRQAGFLIEEGATPQQVDKAVEKFGFAMGPFRMGDLAGNDIGWAIRKRRYQEKPDMKYSKTADLLCEMGRYGQKTGAGWYDYQTGKRDAIPSEVVNRMIEEHRKALGITPRKISDEEIVQRLVFSLVNEGAHILEDGIAGKSGDIDMVYLTGYGFPIHRGGPMHYANEVGLFNVVQAMKRFAQNPLDDAKFWEPAPLLARLAAEGKAFS; translated from the coding sequence ATGACCGCTGAGTACCAAGTCCACGGCGATGTGGCCGTGATCACGCTCGACAACCCCCCCGTCAATGGCCTGGGCCATGCCACCCGCCAGGGAGTGGCCGACGGGCTGGCGCGTGCCAACGCCGACGCGGCCGTCCGCGCCATCGTCATCACGGGCGCCGGTGGGGCCTTCTCCGGCGGGGCCGACATCAAGGAGTTCGGCACCGACAAGGCGCTGCAGGAGCCCAACCTGCAATCGGTGATCCTGGCGGTGGAGAACTCGGCCAAGCCCGTGGTGGCGGCCATCCATTCGGTGTGCATGGGCGGTGGGCTGGAGCTGGCGCTGGGCTGCCACTACCGCATCGCCGCGCCGGGCTGCAGCGTGGCGCTGCCCGAGGTCAAGCTGGGCCTGCTGCCCGGCGCCGGCGGCACGCAGCGCCTGCCGCGCGTGCTGGGCGTGGAGGCGGCGCTCAACATGATCGTGAGCGGCGAGACGGTCAAGAGCGAACTGATCGGCTCCATCCCCGGCCAGAAGCTGTTCGACAAGCTGGTGGCCTCGCCCGAAGCGCTGGCCGCCGAGGCCCTGGCCTTCGCCAAAAGCGTTGCCGACGTGCGCCCCCTGCCGCTGGTGCGCAACCTGCCGTGCAAGCACCCCGAGGGCGATGCGTACTTCCAGTTCGCGCGCAACATGGTCAAGGGCATGGCCAAGAACTTCCCGGCGCCCGCCAAGTGCGTGGACGCCGTCGAGGCCGCCACCAAGCGCAAGTTCGCCGATGGCATCGCCTACGAGCGCGAGCTGTTCATCAACCTGATGTGGACGCCCGAGTCCCGCGCGCTGCGCCACCTGTTCATGGCCGAGCGTGCCGCAAGCAAGATCGCCGACGTGCCCTCCAGCACCCCGAAGCGCGACATCCAGAAGGTCGGCGTGATCGGCGCGGGCACCATGGGCGGCGGCATCGCCATGAACTTCCTGAACGCGGGCATTCCCGTGACGATTCTGGAGACCAAGCAGGAGGCGCTGGACCGCGGCATCGCCACGATCAAGAAGAACTACGAGTCGCAGGTCAAGAAGGGCAAGCTCAAGGAAGACAAGTACCAGCAGCGCATGGGCCTGCTCGCCACCACGCTGGACTACGCCGACCTCAAGGACGCCGACCTCATCATTGAAGCCGTGTTCGAAGAACTGGGCGTGAAGGAGGCCGTGTTCAAGCAGCTCGATGCCGTGGCCAAGCCCGGCGCGATCCTGGCGTCCAACACCTCCACGCTGGATGTGGACAAGATCGCCGGCTTCACGAAGCGCCCGCAGGACGTGGTGGGCATGCACTTCTTCAGCCCTGCCAACGTGATGAAGCTGCTGGAAGTGGTGCGCGGCCAGGCCACGGCCAAGGACGTGCTGGCCACGGTGATGGCCCTGGCCAAGAAGATCAAGAAGACCGCCGTGGTCTCGGGCGTGTGCGACGGCTTCATCGGCAACCGCATGATCGAGCAGTACAGCCGCCAGGCGGGCTTTTTGATCGAGGAGGGCGCCACGCCGCAGCAGGTGGACAAGGCGGTGGAGAAGTTCGGCTTCGCCATGGGCCCGTTCCGCATGGGCGACCTGGCCGGCAACGACATCGGCTGGGCGATCCGCAAGCGCCGCTACCAGGAAAAGCCGGACATGAAGTACAGCAAGACGGCCGACCTGCTGTGCGAGATGGGCCGCTACGGCCAGAAGACCGGCGCGGGCTGGTACGACTACCAGACCGGCAAGCGCGATGCGATCCCGAGCGAGGTGGTCAACCGCATGATCGAAGAGCACCGCAAGGCCCTGGGCATCACGCCGCGCAAGATCTCGGACGAAGAGATCGTGCAGCGCCTGGTGTTCTCGCTGGTGAACGAAGGCGCGCACATCCTGGAGGACGGCATCGCCGGCAAGTCGGGCGACATCGACATGGTGTACCTCACCGGCTACGGCTTTCCGATCCACCGCGGCGGCCCCATGCACTACGCCAACGAGGTGGGCCTGTTCAACGTGGTGCAGGCCATGAAGCGCTTCGCGCAGAACCCGCTGGACGACGCGAAGTTCTGGGAGCCCGCGCCGCTGCTGGCCCGGCTCGCCGCGGAAGGCAAGGCCTTCTCCTGA